From the genome of Spinacia oleracea cultivar Varoflay chromosome 2, BTI_SOV_V1, whole genome shotgun sequence, one region includes:
- the LOC130467387 gene encoding uncharacterized protein yields the protein MQWTSPFPDSFFKKVWVVVYFIILWSIWKERNSRIFQQVSMNTQQTEDLNLLRLGWWIKGWELHFSYSPEDFLRNPQCLRWSSLKDNFPTSPPNPTASIWSPPPGNHLNWNVDASLHTVLNKTSIGGVLRDSDGKFMCIFSRK from the coding sequence ATGCAATGGACATCTCCATTCCCTGACTCTTTCTTTAAAAAAGTATGGGTTGTTGTTTACTTCATCATTCTTTGGTCGATATGGAAGGAACGAAATAGCCGAATTTTTCAGCAGGTATCTATGAACACTCAACAAACAGAAGATTTAAATCTTCTTCGGCTTGGGTGGTGGATAAAGGGGTGGGAGCTTCACTTCTCTTATAGTCCTGAAGATTTTTTGAGAAACCCACAGTGTCTTCGTTGGTCGTCACTGAAGGATAACTTTCCAACCTCACCTCCCAACCCGACTGCTTCTATCTGGTCTCCTCCCCCAGGAAACCACCTAAACTGGAATGTTGACGCCTCTCTCCACACTGTTCTCAACAAAACATCAATTGGAGGAGTTCTGCGAGACTCGGATGGGAAGTTCATGTGCATTTTctcaaggaaataa
- the LOC130467388 gene encoding uncharacterized protein, which produces MDMLGPYTTTTGGVRYVIVAVDYFTKWVEAEALKNIKAQDFKTPKLEERLADHGITAYFASVGRPQVNGKVEAFNKIISEGMKKNLDKDKGLWADELPNVLWSIRTMAKNSTGETPFLLAYGAEAVLPIEMCESTTCYLMKMPTGK; this is translated from the exons ATGGATATGTTAGGCCCTTACACCACGACAACAGGTGGTGTACGCTATGTTATAGTAGCTGTtgattatttcaccaaatgggtagaagcCGAAGCTTTAAAGAACATTAAGGCACAAGAT TTCAAAACACCAAAGTTGGAAGAGAGGTTGGCCGACCACGGTATCACGGCCTATTTTGCGTCTGTTGGCCGCCCACAAGTCAACGGGAAAGTTGAGGCATTCAACAAGATTATCtccgaaggaatgaaaaagaatCTAGACAAAGATAAAGGTTTATGGGCagacgagttacccaatgtcttatggtccatacGGACCATGGCAAAAAATTCAACGGGTGAAACACCTTTCTTACTAGCATATGGAGCCGAAGCTGTCTTGCCAATAGAGATGTGCGAATCCACCACATGCTATTTGATGAAGATGCCAACTGGGAAATGA